The Flammeovirga kamogawensis genome includes a region encoding these proteins:
- a CDS encoding DUF7691 family protein, which translates to MGYGIMPYSIDLGFIKTCYGVEDEGVKNQLLQKTSTNLSSIDSQLEVEDGWEPALNIMQDFLNGIIKDAGDGAKNWYVLEVLIKTLGETCNNSNWYPADIDPFYSIKEFMMYTIDLERKINLPMTMEFPAVFTIYRTDFSTALAAIKNADFEESQINQFADWIAYSNQNKQDLVLFYY; encoded by the coding sequence ATGGGATATGGAATAATGCCGTATAGCATTGATTTAGGTTTTATTAAAACGTGTTATGGTGTAGAAGATGAAGGTGTAAAGAACCAACTTCTTCAAAAAACCTCGACTAATCTTTCTTCTATTGATAGCCAACTAGAAGTGGAAGATGGTTGGGAACCTGCCCTTAATATAATGCAAGATTTCTTGAATGGAATTATAAAAGATGCAGGAGACGGAGCCAAGAATTGGTATGTATTAGAAGTGCTCATTAAAACTTTAGGAGAGACTTGCAATAATAGTAATTGGTATCCTGCTGATATAGATCCGTTTTATAGTATTAAGGAATTTATGATGTATACTATTGATCTAGAACGGAAGATAAACCTTCCTATGACAATGGAATTTCCTGCAGTATTTACAATTTACAGAACTGACTTTTCTACTGCTTTAGCTGCTATAAAGAATGCTGATTTTGAAGAAAGTCAGATAAATCAATTTGCAGATTGGATAGCATATTCTAACCAAAATAAACAAGATTTAGTGCTGTTTTATTATTAA
- a CDS encoding two-component regulator propeller domain-containing protein, whose translation MNILSKIFTVLLLTILIPVCCMGQFPDKTSYSFDRFSIQDGLSNVSVHSIYQDSKGFMWFGTLMGLNRYDGYNFKVYKNSTKDNNTLFSNYINCITEDGQGNLWVGDAGGLNLYHRDKDNFERIHIPEFVGCRVIQKSGTDKLWIGSLKGFFLFDINKKVIVKNISGKYVNQLLVDSNNKLWLGTETEGIYLFNDKGSIEAIFKSSNRKGSLSHNNIEVIHQDTKGTIRVGTEGGGLCVYNPKNKEFTPIPLPTKVVWDILEVNGKLWLATPEHGVIILDPKTNNFESITNKVNDPKSISENHILTFFRDKSENIWLGGFRKGLNYWNSQTNAFSLISSNRGGYEFLTNNNVISLEEDAKNIYFGTDGGGLNVLNKKTKKIKVFKHNPDDPTSIGANAILSITKGRDGFYWIGTWGGGLNKFDPRTETFSRIVQDPKNPHSLPNNNIWKGYEDSKGNFWIIVHNIGVCLLDLETGDVTRNVLPIKKGESIESSFNMFESSDGHMFFNSYYGLYVYNLDTEELKKYYPDEKNPDAIAGAVPSQVFETLEGDLWVATSGGLSKFDITAEKFISYGIKEGLASAEIRGITADKEGYLWISAKNNIARFDPIKKVFINYLGSDLSQDGEFNKGCAFRLNSGEILFGNSSGITLFNPLDVKQNAVVPPVVFTDFLLFNKEVKIEEGSPLKNVVEETSEITLTHEQSVFTIDFAALNYYHADRNQYKYKLIGFDKDWRDGSRRSATYTNLDPGVYTFHVKGSNNHNIWNEKGDSIVLNILPPWWKTLWFRISFIVTILSLFVAFYKYRTLKLKREQVKLELIIQERTEEVVAQNEELSEQQIAITSQNAELQEKQKEITVQNEELLQQQEEILAQRNYIEEKNSQLLGQNETLKSQHQHITNSVRYAKTIQSAVLPNKEYLSELFSEHFILFKPKDIVAGDFYWAGENNKSKYIAAIDCTGHGVPGAFMSMIGNASFNYLINELKIDDPKEILERLHQRVRVALKQDTSNNTDGMDLCLCKITPIDESSSEIVFAGAKRPLYYFTKDGILHQVAGSKKAIGGIQRKGRKFENNTLRLDKGTIIYLTTDGYMDQNNKERKKIGKILFEKFLTGIGRLPMDIQNEQLDRLLALHQEDELQRDDITILGIKV comes from the coding sequence TCTAATGTAAGCGTTCACTCTATCTACCAAGATAGTAAAGGCTTTATGTGGTTTGGAACATTAATGGGATTAAACCGTTACGATGGTTACAATTTTAAGGTGTATAAAAACTCTACAAAAGATAACAATACACTGTTTTCTAATTACATTAATTGTATTACAGAAGATGGACAAGGTAACTTATGGGTAGGTGATGCCGGTGGTCTAAACTTGTATCATAGAGATAAAGATAATTTTGAGAGAATTCATATTCCTGAATTTGTAGGTTGCCGTGTTATTCAAAAAAGCGGAACTGATAAGTTATGGATTGGTTCTTTAAAAGGGTTCTTTTTATTTGATATTAATAAGAAAGTAATTGTAAAAAATATATCAGGTAAATATGTTAATCAGCTATTAGTAGATAGCAACAATAAACTTTGGCTTGGTACAGAAACAGAAGGTATTTATTTATTTAATGATAAAGGATCAATAGAAGCTATTTTTAAATCTTCGAATAGAAAAGGAAGTTTATCTCATAATAACATCGAAGTAATACATCAAGATACCAAAGGTACAATTAGAGTAGGTACAGAAGGAGGTGGTCTTTGTGTTTACAACCCTAAAAATAAAGAGTTTACGCCAATCCCATTACCCACTAAAGTTGTATGGGATATTCTTGAAGTGAATGGTAAACTCTGGTTGGCTACACCAGAACATGGAGTTATTATATTAGATCCAAAAACAAATAATTTTGAGAGTATTACAAATAAGGTAAACGATCCTAAAAGTATATCGGAAAACCATATTCTTACATTTTTTAGAGATAAATCTGAAAATATTTGGCTCGGTGGTTTCCGTAAAGGTTTAAACTACTGGAACTCTCAAACCAATGCATTTAGCCTTATTTCTAGTAATAGAGGAGGGTACGAATTTCTGACAAATAATAATGTGATTTCTTTGGAAGAAGATGCTAAAAATATCTATTTTGGTACTGATGGAGGTGGTTTAAATGTGCTTAATAAAAAGACAAAAAAGATAAAAGTATTTAAGCATAATCCTGATGACCCTACTTCTATTGGTGCCAATGCAATTCTTTCTATAACAAAAGGGCGTGATGGTTTTTATTGGATTGGTACTTGGGGAGGAGGATTAAATAAGTTTGATCCAAGAACAGAAACATTTTCAAGAATTGTTCAAGATCCAAAAAATCCACATTCTTTACCAAACAATAATATATGGAAAGGTTATGAAGATAGTAAAGGAAATTTCTGGATAATTGTACACAATATTGGTGTATGTTTATTGGATTTAGAAACTGGAGATGTAACAAGAAACGTATTGCCAATAAAGAAGGGCGAATCTATTGAAAGCTCTTTTAATATGTTTGAAAGTAGTGATGGTCATATGTTTTTCAATTCTTACTACGGTTTATATGTTTACAACTTGGATACTGAAGAATTAAAGAAATATTACCCCGATGAAAAAAATCCCGATGCAATAGCTGGAGCAGTACCTAGTCAGGTTTTTGAAACTCTTGAAGGAGATCTTTGGGTAGCAACATCTGGAGGTTTATCAAAGTTTGATATTACGGCAGAAAAATTTATTTCTTATGGAATAAAAGAAGGGTTAGCAAGTGCAGAAATAAGAGGAATAACAGCTGATAAAGAAGGTTATTTATGGATATCAGCAAAAAATAATATCGCGAGATTCGATCCAATAAAGAAAGTATTTATAAATTATTTAGGTTCCGATTTATCTCAGGATGGTGAATTTAATAAAGGGTGTGCTTTCCGCTTAAATTCTGGAGAGATACTTTTTGGTAATAGTAGTGGTATTACATTATTTAATCCTTTGGATGTTAAACAAAATGCAGTTGTTCCTCCTGTAGTATTTACAGACTTTTTACTTTTTAATAAAGAGGTAAAAATAGAAGAGGGATCACCACTAAAGAATGTAGTAGAAGAGACCTCTGAGATAACTTTAACTCATGAACAATCTGTTTTTACAATAGATTTTGCAGCGTTAAATTATTACCATGCCGATAGGAACCAATACAAATATAAATTGATTGGTTTTGATAAAGATTGGAGAGATGGCTCAAGAAGAAGTGCAACCTATACCAACCTTGATCCAGGTGTATATACTTTTCATGTTAAAGGATCTAACAACCATAATATTTGGAATGAGAAAGGAGATAGTATCGTACTTAATATTCTTCCTCCGTGGTGGAAAACGTTATGGTTTAGAATCTCTTTTATTGTTACAATACTAAGTTTGTTTGTTGCCTTTTACAAATACAGAACATTAAAATTAAAAAGGGAACAAGTAAAACTAGAACTAATCATTCAGGAGAGAACTGAAGAAGTGGTTGCTCAAAATGAGGAATTATCTGAACAGCAAATAGCAATAACATCTCAGAATGCAGAACTACAAGAAAAGCAAAAAGAGATCACTGTGCAGAATGAAGAATTGTTGCAACAGCAAGAGGAAATTTTAGCACAAAGAAATTATATCGAAGAAAAAAACAGCCAATTATTGGGGCAGAATGAGACCTTAAAATCTCAGCATCAGCACATCACAAATAGTGTACGTTATGCAAAAACAATACAAAGTGCTGTTCTTCCAAATAAGGAATATTTATCTGAATTGTTTTCAGAACATTTCATTTTATTTAAACCTAAAGATATTGTTGCTGGAGATTTTTATTGGGCAGGGGAAAACAACAAGAGTAAATATATTGCAGCTATAGATTGTACAGGGCATGGTGTTCCTGGTGCATTTATGAGTATGATAGGTAATGCATCTTTCAATTATCTAATCAATGAACTAAAAATAGATGACCCTAAAGAGATTTTAGAAAGACTACACCAAAGAGTAAGAGTTGCATTAAAGCAAGATACATCCAATAATACAGATGGGATGGATTTATGTCTTTGTAAGATTACTCCAATAGATGAATCGTCTAGTGAAATAGTATTTGCAGGTGCAAAAAGGCCTTTGTATTATTTTACAAAAGATGGAATCTTACATCAAGTAGCTGGTAGTAAAAAAGCTATTGGAGGTATACAAAGAAAGGGTAGAAAGTTTGAAAATAATACACTTAGGTTAGATAAAGGAACTATTATATACCTTACAACAGATGGGTATATGGATCAGAATAATAAAGAAAGGAAGAAAATTGGTAAGATCTTATTCGAAAAATTCTTAACAGGAATTGGGAGGTTACCAATGGATATTCAAAATGAACAATTGGACCGTTTATTGGCATTGCATCAAGAAGATGAATTGCAAAGAGATGATATAACTATACTAGGAATTAAAGTGTAG
- a CDS encoding amidohydrolase, giving the protein MIKSILFLLSLLFIFPFASDKKKPKATIVIKNAIVHTMDSKNTIAECIALRGNEIIYVGKQDKIDRYINKKTKVIDAHKQVVLPGFIDAHTHPISLASFDLEVKGYKMERLLKELKTYIATHPNNKTIIGVGGFAYNDPKFDISKLDEIAPNIPIVLVETDGHGGWINSKGLALLNDLSTTHFSENSFFEKDKEGQYTGVIIEAKAYYYAIGKLLKSKENLPEFDDRFKALSKEYNSLGYTCVFDATAGNYDVSDVLFKRLAKISNDITLRIEASYLTSDLEELKTAQVNTSNLKKHSTELFNINTIKVFMDGTMEGYNAALDVPYKDTDNLGNLFFSGEDFQDELVNLALNNFDIHFHAIGPKAIHEAVVASQKIRQNGADVKLTIAHAELIRDEDYKVIIENDIIINTTPLWHSYDDFTFTALGQERFNKIWRYNQILEKDGHVTFGTDHPSSYSLSPFEHIQTAVTRQNKYSGNKKLADENQKFSVQDAVKAFTLSAAYQLGLSNELGSIEIGKNADLILINQDIFSIDKTEIKSTKVTTTIFNGEVVYSE; this is encoded by the coding sequence ATGATCAAATCAATCCTATTTCTCCTCTCTTTATTATTCATTTTCCCTTTTGCAAGTGATAAAAAGAAGCCCAAAGCCACAATAGTAATTAAAAATGCTATTGTACATACAATGGATAGCAAAAATACTATTGCAGAATGTATTGCATTACGTGGAAATGAAATTATTTATGTTGGGAAACAAGATAAAATAGACAGGTATATTAATAAAAAAACAAAGGTAATTGATGCCCATAAGCAAGTAGTACTTCCTGGGTTTATTGATGCACACACTCACCCAATTTCTTTAGCATCTTTCGACCTAGAAGTTAAAGGGTACAAAATGGAGCGATTATTAAAAGAATTAAAAACCTATATTGCTACTCACCCCAATAATAAGACAATAATTGGAGTTGGCGGTTTTGCCTACAACGACCCTAAGTTTGATATTTCTAAACTTGATGAGATTGCCCCTAATATTCCTATTGTTTTAGTAGAAACTGACGGGCACGGTGGCTGGATAAATAGTAAAGGTCTGGCATTATTAAATGATCTCAGTACCACTCATTTTAGTGAGAATAGTTTTTTTGAAAAGGATAAAGAGGGACAATATACTGGTGTAATTATAGAAGCAAAAGCCTATTATTATGCAATTGGTAAACTTTTAAAAAGTAAAGAAAATTTACCAGAATTTGATGACCGATTTAAAGCATTATCAAAAGAATACAATAGCCTTGGTTATACATGTGTTTTTGATGCTACAGCTGGAAATTATGATGTCTCTGATGTTCTATTCAAAAGGTTAGCTAAAATATCAAATGATATCACATTAAGAATTGAAGCATCTTATCTTACTTCTGATTTAGAGGAGTTAAAAACAGCACAGGTCAATACATCAAACTTAAAAAAACATTCTACAGAACTCTTCAATATAAATACAATTAAAGTATTTATGGATGGCACTATGGAAGGATATAATGCCGCATTAGATGTTCCTTATAAAGACACAGATAATTTAGGAAACCTCTTTTTTAGTGGAGAAGATTTTCAAGATGAGTTAGTAAACCTGGCTCTAAATAATTTTGATATTCACTTTCATGCCATTGGTCCGAAGGCTATTCATGAAGCTGTAGTTGCAAGTCAGAAAATTAGACAAAATGGTGCTGATGTAAAACTTACTATTGCTCATGCAGAATTAATAAGAGACGAAGATTATAAAGTAATTATTGAGAATGATATCATAATTAATACTACTCCACTTTGGCATTCTTATGACGATTTTACTTTCACTGCTTTAGGTCAAGAACGGTTTAATAAAATATGGAGATATAATCAAATTCTAGAAAAAGATGGTCATGTTACTTTTGGAACAGATCATCCGTCATCTTATAGTTTAAGTCCTTTTGAACATATTCAAACAGCAGTAACGCGACAAAATAAATATAGTGGTAATAAAAAATTAGCTGATGAAAATCAGAAATTCAGTGTTCAAGATGCTGTAAAAGCGTTTACACTTAGTGCAGCTTATCAACTTGGCCTATCGAATGAATTAGGGTCTATTGAGATTGGCAAAAATGCAGATCTAATACTTATCAATCAAGATATTTTTTCTATTGATAAAACTGAAATAAAATCTACGAAAGTAACAACTACTATATTTAATGGTGAAGTGGTGTATTCGGAATAG